The nucleotide window GCGCGCCACCTGTCGCGCCACACGGGCACTGGCCAGGCGGTGGTGCGGGCGCGCCGGTCCCTGGCCGGCGAGGGCCTGGAGGTGCTGGTCTACGCGCCGGACGAGCCCGAGCTGTTCATGCGCATCTGCGGCTATTTCGACGGCGCGGGTTTCTCCATTCTCGATGCGCGTGTGCACACCACCAGCGACGCCCGGGCGCTGGACACCTTTCAGGTGGTGGCCACCGATCAGCCCGGCGGCTGGCGTGAGCTGATGCACATGGTCGAGAGCGAACTGCCGCGCGCCCTGGCCCAGCGCGGCGCGCCGCCCGAGCCGCAGCGCCGGCGCGCATCGCGGCGCGTGCGCAGCTTTCCCATCGCGCCGCGCGTCAGCCTGCGCCCGGACGAGCGTGGGCAGCGCTGGTTGCTGTCGATCTCGGCCGCCGACCGGGTCGGGCTGCTGTACCTGGTGGCGCGCGTGCTCTCGCGCCACGGCCTGGCCATCCAGCTGGCCAAGGTCAGCACCCTGGGCGAGCGCGTGGAAGACAGTTTTCTGGTGCACGGCGCCGAGCTGCAAAGCAGCAGCCGCCAGATCGAGATCGAGACCGAGCTGCTGCGCACCCTGGCCGAGCCCTGAAGCGGCCGCGGCGCAGCGCATCCATGCACTTTTTGTCGCTATTGTTTTTGTAGCTTCAAACGATCGCTGCGTGCCGACAAAGGCCCGATACGACCTGAAAACGCAAGTGCCGGCGTCTGGGCCGGGCACAATGGCCGCTCATGTCCGAGCCGCACGACCTGTTGCCCCCCATGCCCGAGCATCCGCCCCTGCCCGCGCCGCTGCGCTGGCTGCTGCTGGCGTTTGCCGTGCTGTGCCTGATCATGGGCGCCATCGGCGTCGTGGTGCCGGGGCTGCCGACCACCGTGTTCATCCTGATGGCCGCCTGGGCGGCGGCGCGCAGCTCGCCGCGCCTGCACGGCTGGCTGTGGCGCCACCGCCTGTTCGGCCCGCTGCTGCGCAACTGGGCCGATGGCGGCCGCGTCAGCCGCCGCGCCAAGTGGAGCGCCACCATCCTCATGGCCTTGTGCGCCATGGTGCTGTTTGCCACCAGCGCGCCGCGCTGGGCGGCCACGCTGGCCTGCACCTGCATGGCCTGCGTGCTGTTCTGGTTGTGGTTGCGCCCCGAGCCCGGCCGCTGATTTCGGGCTGTTTTTTCTGTATATAATCGCGGTCTTGTTCCTCGATAGCTCAGTCGGTAGAGCGCCGGACTGTTAATCCGTAGGTCCCTGGTTCGAGCCCAGGTCGAGGAGCCAAAACCCCCACAGCCCTGCCATCGCACAGGGCTGTTTCAATAAAGAAACCGACATTCCTCAATAGCTCAGTCGGTAGAGCGCCGGACTGTTAATCCGTAGGTCCCTGGTTCGAGCCCAGGTTGAGGAGCCAAATGCAAAGGCCGCCCAGAAAATTCTGGGCGGCCTTTTTGTTGTGCTCGCGCCCGGCGGGCCGGGCGGGGGGCATCACATATGGTCGATCATGACCTGGCCGAAGCCCGAAGTGCTGACCTGCGTGGCGCCTTCCATCAGCCGGGCGAAGTCATACGTCACCTTCTTGCTCAGGATGGACTTTTCCATCGACGAGATGATCAGGTCGGCGGCCTCCGTCCAGCCCATGTGGCGCAGCATCATCTCGGCCGAGAGGATTTCCGAGCCGGGGTTGACGTAATCCTTGCCGGCGTACTTGGGCGCCGTGCCGTGCGTGGCTTCGAACATGGCCACGGTGTCCGAGATGTTGGCGCCCGGCGCGATGCCGATGCCGCCGACCTGCGCGGCCAGCGCGTCGGAGACGTAGTCGCCGTTCAGGTTCAGCGTGGCGATCACGCTGTACTCGGCCGGACGCAGCAGGATCTGCTGCAAAAAGGCGTCGGCGATGCTGTCCTTGATGGTGATTTCGCGGCCTGTCTTGGGATTTTGCAGGCGCATCCACGGCCCGCCGTCGATCAGCTCGGCGCCGAACTCCTTTTCCGCCAGCGCGTAGCCCCAGTCGCGAAAGGCTCCTTCCGTGAACTTCATGATGTTGCCCTTGTGCACCAGGGTCACACTGGGCTTGTCGTGGTCGATGGCGTACTGGATGGCCTTGCGCACCAGCCGCTCCGTGCCCTCGCGCGAGACCGGCTTGACGCCTATGCCCGACGTCTCGGGAAAGCGGATCTTGGTCACGCCGAACTCGTCCTGCAGGAACTTGATGAGCTTTTTCGCCTTGTCCGACTCGGCCTCGAACTCGATGCCGGCGTAGATGTCCTCGGAGTTCTCGCGGAAGATGACCATGTGGGTCTTTTGCGGCTCTTTCACGGGCGAGGGCACGCCCTTGAAATACTGGATGGGCCGCAGGCACACGTACAGGTCCAGCTGCTGGCGCAGCGCCACGTTGAGCGAGCGGATGCCGCCACCCACGGGCGTGGTCAGCGGCCCCTTGATGGAGATCACGTAGTCGCGCACGGCGTCCAGCGTCTCGTCGGGCAGCCAGACGTCGGGGCCGTAGATGCGCGTGGATTTTTCGCCGGCGTAGACCTCCATCCAGCGGATCTGGCGCTGCCCGCCGTAGGCCTTGGCCACGGCGGCGTCCACCACGCGGATCATCACCGGCGTGATGTCCACACCCGTGCCATCGCCTTCGATGAACGGAATGATGGGCCGGTCGGGCACGTTCAAGGTCATGTCGGCATTGACCGTGATCTTCTGGCCGTC belongs to Melaminivora suipulveris and includes:
- a CDS encoding YbaN family protein — encoded protein: MSEPHDLLPPMPEHPPLPAPLRWLLLAFAVLCLIMGAIGVVVPGLPTTVFILMAAWAAARSSPRLHGWLWRHRLFGPLLRNWADGGRVSRRAKWSATILMALCAMVLFATSAPRWAATLACTCMACVLFWLWLRPEPGR
- the icd gene encoding NADP-dependent isocitrate dehydrogenase, encoding MSSFQHIQVPTDGQKITVNADMTLNVPDRPIIPFIEGDGTGVDITPVMIRVVDAAVAKAYGGQRQIRWMEVYAGEKSTRIYGPDVWLPDETLDAVRDYVISIKGPLTTPVGGGIRSLNVALRQQLDLYVCLRPIQYFKGVPSPVKEPQKTHMVIFRENSEDIYAGIEFEAESDKAKKLIKFLQDEFGVTKIRFPETSGIGVKPVSREGTERLVRKAIQYAIDHDKPSVTLVHKGNIMKFTEGAFRDWGYALAEKEFGAELIDGGPWMRLQNPKTGREITIKDSIADAFLQQILLRPAEYSVIATLNLNGDYVSDALAAQVGGIGIAPGANISDTVAMFEATHGTAPKYAGKDYVNPGSEILSAEMMLRHMGWTEAADLIISSMEKSILSKKVTYDFARLMEGATQVSTSGFGQVMIDHM